The following coding sequences lie in one Bacteroidota bacterium genomic window:
- a CDS encoding peptidoglycan DD-metalloendopeptidase family protein, whose protein sequence is MKRFLLLLSFFTIHLFGPSLFAQTGNDNHASDTIPFTMDEEELMDYSDSLVFFPASGLYSGWDTTNIHTMKADLKSLNDSVREFALYNEHNCGYVHPFSGKVTSKFGPRKKRYHYGVDIDLETGDAVNAAFDGKIRIAKKSKSYGNVIVIRHDNGLETYYAHLSKVNVTVGQEVFAGDVIGLGGNTGRSRGSHLHFEVRYLGHPINPTEIISFDDQKLVSNMLCIDMATFDYVSEAKKAAAKNYASSKGKKVHVVKKGDTLSAIARKYGTTTKALCKKNGIKATSTLRLGQKIKL, encoded by the coding sequence ATGAAACGATTTCTCCTACTCCTTTCCTTTTTCACCATACACCTCTTCGGCCCTTCACTTTTTGCACAAACCGGAAACGATAATCATGCTTCAGACACCATTCCTTTTACCATGGATGAAGAAGAATTAATGGATTACAGCGATTCACTTGTTTTTTTTCCTGCGTCAGGTTTATATTCCGGTTGGGACACCACCAACATCCATACTATGAAAGCGGATCTGAAATCACTCAACGATAGCGTGAGAGAGTTTGCTTTGTACAACGAACACAACTGCGGATATGTTCATCCTTTTTCTGGAAAAGTAACTTCAAAATTTGGCCCTCGAAAAAAACGTTACCATTATGGTGTAGACATCGATTTAGAAACCGGAGATGCTGTTAATGCAGCTTTTGATGGAAAAATTCGAATCGCTAAAAAAAGTAAGAGCTATGGAAATGTGATTGTGATTCGTCACGACAATGGATTAGAAACCTATTATGCGCATCTATCAAAGGTGAATGTAACCGTTGGACAGGAAGTTTTTGCCGGAGACGTTATCGGACTTGGTGGTAACACAGGACGCTCCAGAGGCAGTCATCTTCATTTTGAAGTTCGATATCTCGGCCATCCCATTAACCCAACTGAAATCATTTCGTTTGATGACCAGAAATTAGTATCCAATATGCTGTGTATCGATATGGCAACATTTGACTATGTTTCTGAGGCAAAAAAAGCAGCTGCAAAAAACTATGCCAGTTCCAAAGGAAAAAAAGTACACGTGGTAAAGAAAGGAGATACACTTTCAGCTATTGCCAGAAAATACGGAACAACAACGAAAGCTTTGTGCAAAAAAAATGGGATTAAAGCAACCAGCACCTTGCGACTGGGACAAAAAATTAAACTCTAA
- a CDS encoding WG repeat-containing protein yields MAFNQAKVEDTYKAYESFIETYPLANEVKEARELFHLTKFKELTKNNTIEAFEQFLIQDPYSPFADEAKNKIFSLSTKNETKEEYHQFVKKYPDNPNVEYAWLTLYTLYTRTFDLKSVLDFKTAFPDFPFKDILEQDIVLVNKLLFPIRENGKWGFVDESGRSAVPCIYEWVEDFSEGLAECGLNNQSGFIDKSGKLVIPFIYDQVEAFKNGYSVVRLNEKYGLINKLGKRILPCNYDEISEFSEGMAAVSIGDKFGYVNEQGDLIIPMTYTKAFDFTEGLAAVELGGQSGYINKKGEVVVPFKFDWVDNFKNGLAKVKSLKKMGIINQSGELILACEYDLIGDYQEGMVMVMKEQKYGFANTAGKIIIPIEFDYSGNFWLPLGFKNGFAVAEKNGKQGLIDPSGKYVTAKDFDRIEPFTEGLAPVMKKDKWGFLDEKLKMQIPYSFQSVKEFNDCIAATIKNGKLGYIHKTGKVLVDFLYESENIAVFRDGLCIVRLSMDEDEREGMIDVSGKVVVDFEMDEIIRVRENIYKLEKNLKQAYYNAATRTYLWKEEGF; encoded by the coding sequence TTGGCATTCAACCAAGCGAAAGTTGAAGATACGTATAAAGCCTATGAATCGTTTATCGAAACCTATCCGCTTGCTAACGAAGTGAAAGAAGCAAGGGAATTGTTTCATTTAACAAAATTTAAAGAGCTGACTAAAAATAATACGATTGAGGCGTTCGAACAATTTTTAATTCAAGATCCCTACAGTCCGTTTGCTGATGAAGCAAAAAATAAAATATTTTCTTTATCAACTAAAAACGAAACGAAAGAAGAGTATCATCAGTTTGTAAAAAAGTATCCCGATAATCCAAACGTTGAATATGCATGGCTTACATTATACACATTGTATACAAGAACATTTGATTTAAAATCGGTACTTGACTTTAAGACTGCATTTCCAGATTTTCCTTTTAAAGATATTTTGGAGCAAGATATTGTGCTGGTGAATAAACTTTTATTTCCTATTCGTGAAAATGGAAAGTGGGGATTTGTTGATGAATCGGGTCGTTCCGCTGTTCCTTGTATTTACGAATGGGTAGAAGATTTTTCAGAAGGATTAGCAGAATGCGGTTTAAATAATCAATCCGGCTTTATTGATAAATCAGGAAAGTTGGTCATTCCTTTTATTTATGATCAGGTAGAAGCTTTTAAAAATGGCTATTCCGTTGTTCGATTAAATGAAAAATATGGTTTGATCAATAAGTTGGGGAAACGCATTTTACCTTGCAATTACGATGAAATTTCTGAATTTTCAGAAGGCATGGCCGCAGTTTCAATCGGTGATAAATTTGGTTACGTGAATGAGCAAGGTGATTTAATTATTCCAATGACCTACACGAAGGCCTTTGATTTTACAGAAGGACTTGCTGCTGTTGAGTTGGGCGGACAAAGTGGTTATATTAATAAAAAGGGAGAAGTGGTGGTTCCATTTAAATTTGATTGGGTAGATAATTTTAAAAATGGGTTGGCAAAAGTGAAATCACTAAAAAAAATGGGAATCATCAATCAAAGTGGAGAGCTGATTCTTGCTTGTGAGTATGATTTAATTGGAGATTATCAAGAAGGAATGGTGATGGTGATGAAAGAGCAGAAATATGGTTTTGCAAACACAGCAGGGAAAATAATTATTCCGATAGAGTTTGATTATAGTGGAAATTTTTGGTTGCCCCTTGGATTTAAAAATGGCTTTGCTGTTGCAGAAAAAAATGGGAAGCAAGGTTTGATTGATCCATCAGGGAAGTATGTTACGGCAAAAGATTTTGATCGAATAGAGCCTTTTACAGAAGGTTTGGCGCCTGTGATGAAAAAAGATAAATGGGGGTTTCTGGATGAAAAATTAAAAATGCAAATTCCGTATAGCTTTCAATCTGTAAAAGAATTTAACGATTGTATTGCAGCGACTATAAAAAATGGAAAGCTCGGTTATATCCATAAGACAGGAAAAGTGTTAGTTGATTTTTTATATGAATCGGAAAATATAGCCGTGTTTAGAGATGGTTTATGTATTGTGAGGTTATCGATGGATGAGGATGAGCGAGAGGGGATGATTGATGTTTCAGGAAAAGTTGTTGTTGATTTTGAGATGGATGAAATTATACGTGTAAGAGAAAACATTTATAAGCTTGAAAAGAATTTAAAGCAAGCATATTATAATGCTGCAACACGCACTTATCTCTGGAAAGAAGAAGGCTTTTAA